In one window of Drosophila mauritiana strain mau12 chromosome X, ASM438214v1, whole genome shotgun sequence DNA:
- the LOC117147129 gene encoding microtubule-associated protein futsch isoform X12 produces MEVECDLGDIQNEELLRKMWQQSEDSERKRQIRSHLYKLRESRLCNLYRHETDPMSEPNGNGHGNVNTLAGYAGKDPLATSHGDALLDQNFQSLKSKEVRDSTSPTHELRFHSMTLSQPNTTGWDVQTSSEVSPDGRAYRTETLAKTDGVEKLNGGGLAEFKGRNEQRSSASHQGDDKNFVKQASDSSKTQLQETVVFGDETSGRTEMKMSSTSTSSSSKVVSSSSTVEYGDEPRYLLDNQEKPHKQHQPHQPREWEQDQRRQEQRIQEQLQRQEQQIRQEQLQRQEEFQRQEQIQRQEQIQRQEQVQRQQERFTESREQSNSTRNVQTQQHYEENKRYVDMDKASPEYQRHVQHLMEQPGEIISNTVEYPKPNVKMITTVKRLPDGTIVKNKRYETEQLTPSQSHTTHKQTNNQTHNQTRNQVHNQRREQDEQDSQARDVVDNVEQKHVTESQSFSSVNKSSRRFSTETTSETVEEYDDRGQPISRVVQKAPTPSYAPPSHSPRQSPAKDFSTHGFPSVRPNKPTQEYPSQRPGIAGEEVVVVRSEKSRQVKQQTSSQRTIETEVVGDDYQEPQRSPQKLREASTPSWEQPATRRQPVEEDFSTHGFPSVRTTTTSTRPDQPDGEVLHTSKTVSRNQSANRKTNTERIIETQVEHPNAPSHSTPRSGSPRRSQPRDDYTSSPRGPAGKPSQSRPSTTGGSSTTKTTTTSEPLTRRQLQKEREVDAAHRAFAASLRSSSPADSTTSVGSHHQTPRSSVSSNRTFRREMREGSHDSQAPSESSRISSTTVTRHTTGGNVTSNTIKTKTTKPVKTPSEPRSPTPRAGGSVTTTTTTITTKSSPSPAPASPTTAAPPTSAPASSAPPDNKLSQYTYTTTKPGDIFSLPPTTPPTINNEPTLTTTRNTTTTTTTTTSDNLQNHPKQSAIEPATDTDSQPIRKVKLSANEAKVVEEAPCVRRQYYQLGNEGENPETPESSGTPANKKPHQMRRPHDEPEPQLRRSSKSPSVEPRQVQRETTFEGRRVSHPEDREISIDELILIEETSGAPGSPTVPSPRAQSPGKPATRSHSPEKPQPRATPRQSPEKEQPAFKQPHEVYTPSQPEKQFPRAQSPEKTPGWTQPQVSPRQSPEKQLPRAQSPEKGPAVRQPSVSPRQSPEKQVPDPQTRDQGPGLPRISPRQSPEKQLPKDVPQKTRQSPEKDLTSQQRREEEIFRSTITTTQKRTTNNLNEEFITNERDNQNQPLSEKKPQVPANAEPNTRPSETIESPDGGFPSKSTEVEAQPEVKESPTYRKKGLTRRETFEDRCRQILGMEEDGDTQGTYTEKPNNEQEDVNVSNTTIETIQVKIEDCPDDDEDDKPRRVTETYVVRTQPKIKVEEELFVDVTEAEDVEILVSPSKKSPKEGDSPKYSKGPETPHSPRKDQGIPSIPKKEHSPVHSKKEETPRYPQEQDRYPKEPETSLYPKESPRNPKEDAETININEETTIVITKQGSKSPSPRWSPSPERRVPKNQQPPSPTASPSVSPVSGKKIPNEVESNFVTEKIIDCRGKTVLEKISQRPRTPSPTTPKKYTKPSQKIPERVPETESEPEKDSESETKKKTSVSVTKTETERRNSRTTKTKQQLPLKEPQSKVPAAKSPRKDSLTGRKRDSLVEETRTTTTTTSTRQGRKPSDTNGSPSIKDRLRSSPRKQKTSPQQTRTPTPAQTRNPEDDVDGDSSSPDASPTRVGNERRRSSNISVHTEIIIDHLAPKSPKTERRPQGGTGNVPSPIRKLPVTERKESAPVPRVTRRDKTEKVTRSTSENIIKMSGTKPHPEMSSLKPGGDRSRPSKCCTTKTINLSEQRINTATDIEGVIIDIQQAKSSREPSPDRIVPTPVPAELETGKPRYPDVVQEPDDEPRRKPQVTNIPIFEEESQTYVGCQISELHSSNGIEVDILDNPTVEAPKSLDYPVNTPDTDESLLSVHEKVSRFTHSAEKVKEPKVSAPFSREFDVNAKIPENDDCLLSINQKVDKFLRTAENVTRPSSLSSRPEIERPGLEEIDEELLRDDCTLSVSQKVHKFIDTAEKLAPTMPQKSPRLVANIERHISRQSEPERELDEESEPELDRDTDVEDDDQTSQLETEEEITQTVTKKETLKEFKQQTKETRETRRDPKAEPEKVQKKSPQTKLKEESARVPKYQAKVSQKVSQWEPKKQPQREPKVTQKETPWEPKNQPLSKLKDEPERVNKREPKVPQKESQTKLKEEPERVTKKALQKEPRKEPLKQSEEPEFSPEEEFDDEPLPMTKTHTTAIEIKRQKDILSRPSVFGQRTPERKSSTTPSPTKLNGTRGRPSPSTNLITEEKRSYRNQVTNVSKPGTRKTTPSAYSPAQSPPPKATSISKRMEQISQQSWVVQDVDVDVEVVGPAPPSHISEKPQGKSPSPTSSRSPSRSPSRSPSRRTSTNLSTTSTTTTTTTEHHPSTTKTTTPKPTPTNPSKDEPEITPIESLTEKSITTTYTTNTTGRNVASRRNVFEPVHETQVDSEPTGRRPSYMDHTKSSLEHIRRDSLEINKSHYSRKSSMEDDSPVEPRNPNSSVKFDVPRKTSTRGADEPRKTSLKGKDEDSDLELEIEEIFDLQRLEKLLETVASYEMRRRIRAQMRLIRKNMINAGTTTTITTITTSTTPGKSSPLPKRRDQSPAGAAEVKTKEVRTTTSRRQQQQRVEQVDSTTPTAPGKTSPHGKPPVKPRERSASPAQKRRISPQGKHAPGDRSTTTTTKVTTTSTTRGAPNKPAQGPIWADRSKVLKGHPTVPQTNGSTPRKGSTSSTTSSSGKITRTMTSSSTTTSSSSTTNTRNKQREEDSITSSYGVGPTDENGLPLFGIRALKKKATPPAEEPCETKQEVTGYVIEEQFYSDNKSPPRHERKELIYSSNADELAAIQQKLHDDSSPPLLDARVVREFKKVESQQSLPEDARYVRRGSVKELSEKFIRKESSSSTHSTHSSIAQSLVRHEDETEDDSESNEVCSVIEAPQMRQNQSHSTSTTRSSNTRSFLNSSADQRQVTSVDDVLERMRNADNVEEPGDSSEDREARALLNKFLGASVIMQGVESMLPPTATGQRLNSQGVKTTRITNTYSKSGNSTSTTNNTSNTTNKVSSSSAPVTRTTCDIEEIWDEQVLKQLLEQASTYEERRKIRARLRELMAEREDNAHSN; encoded by the exons ATGGAGGTGGAATGCGATCTGGGTGATATACAAAATGAGGAATTGCTGAGGAAAATG TGGCAGCAGTCCGAGGACAGCGAACGCAAGAGGCAGATCCGATCGCATCTCTACAAGCTGCGCGAGTCGCGACTTTGCAACCTCTATAGGCACGAAACGGACCCAATGTCGGAGCCCAACGGAAACGGACATGGCAACGTGAACACGCTGGCCGGTTACGCGGGCAAGGATCCGTTGGCCACCAGCCACGGCGATGCCCTGCTCGACCAGAACTTCCAGAGCCTCAAGTCCAAGGAGGTGCGCGACTCGACCAGTCCCACCCATGAGCTGCGTTTCCATTCGATGACGCTCAGCCAGCCGAATACCACCGGTTGGGATGTGCAGACCTCCTCGGAGGTCAGTCCCGATGGACGGGCCTATCGCACCGAAACTCTGGCCAAAACAGATG GCGTGGAGAAGCTCAATGGTGGTGGCCTGGCCGAGTTCAAAGGTCGCAACGAGCAGCGCTCGAGTGCCTCCCATCAGGGCGATGACAAGAACTTTGTGAAACAGGCCTCCGATAGCTCGAAGACCCAGCTCCAAGAGACGGTGGTCTTTGGGGACGAGACCAGTGGTCGCACCGAGATGAAGATGagctccacctccacctcgtCCTCATCCAAGGTGGTGTCTTCTTCGTCCACCGTGGAGTACGGCGATGAGCCGCGATATCTGCTGGATAACCAGGAGAAGCCACATAAGCAGCATCAGCCCCATCAGCCCCGCGAGTGGGAGCAGGATCAGAGGCGTCAAGAGCAGCGTATTcaggagcaactgcagcgccAAGAGCAACAGATTCGCCAAGAGCAGCTGCAGCGCCAGGAGGAATTCCAGCGGCAGGAGCAAATCCAGCGCCAGGAGCAGATCCAGCGCCAGGAGCAGGTCCAAAGGCAGCAGGAGCGATTCACGGAGAGCCGCGAGCAAAGCAACAGCACCCGGAATGTCCAGACCCAACAGCACTACGAGGAGAACAAGCGCTATGTGGACATGGACAAGGCATCGCCGGAGTATCAACGCCATGTCCAACATCTAATGGAGCAACCCGGCGAGATAATCTCCAATACGGTGGAGTATCCCAAGCCTAATGTCAAGATGATCACTACTGTTAAGCGTCTGCCGGACGGAACCATTGTCAAAAATAAGCGCTACGAGACGGAGCAACTTACTCCCAGTCAGAGCCATACCACGCACAAGCAGACCAACAACCAGACACACAATCAAACCCGTAACCAAGTCCACAATCAGCGCCGCGAGCAGGATGAGCAGGACAGCCAAGCTCGTGATGTAGTGGACAATGTGGAGCAAAAGCATGTGACGGAGTCGCAGAGCTTCTCCTCGGTGAATAAGTCCAGCCGACGTTTCTCCACGGAAACCACCTCGGAGACCGTGGAGGAGTACGATGACCGTGGTCAGCCCATATCCAGGGTGGTGCAGAAGGCACCGACACCCTCTTACGCCCCACCCTCCCATTCACCACGTCAGTCGCCGGCCAAGGACTTCAGCACCCATGGTTTCCCCTCGGTGCGTCCGAATAAGCCCACTCAGGAATATCCCTCTCAAAGACCCGGCATTGCTGGCGAGGAGGTAGTTGTGGTACGTTCGGAAAAGAGTCGCCAAGTGAAGCAGCAGACCAGCTCACAGCGCACCATCGAAACGGAGGTTGTGGGCGATGATTACCAAGAGCCGCAGAGGTCTCCACAGAAGCTGAGGGAGGCATCAACACCCAGTTGGGAGCAGCCCGCCACCAGACGTCAGCCGGTGGAGGAGGATTTTAGCACTCATGGCTTTCCCTCGGTGCGTACAACCACCACAAGCACTCGTCCCGATCAACCCGATGGTGAGGTGTTGCACACGTCCAAGACGGTGAGTCGCAATCAGAGCGCCAATCGCAAGACGAACACGGAGCGGATCATTGAGACACAGGTTGAGCATCCCAATGCCCCATCGCACTCTACTCCGCGATCCGGAAGTCCACGTCGATCTCAGCCACGGGACGATTACACCAGCTCGCCACGCGGACCAGCTGGCAAACCGAGTCAATCGCGGCCCAGCACCACTGGAGGTAGCAGCACCACCAAGACAACCACCACTTCGGAGCCGTTGACGCGGCGTCAGCTGCAAAAGGAGCGCGAGGTGGATGCCGCCCATCGGGCATTTGCCGCCTCGCTGCGCAGCAGTTCGCCGGCGGACAGCACCACCTCGGTGGGTTCACACCATCAGACGCCACGATCGAGCGTTTCCTCGAATCGCACCTTCCGTCGGGAAATGCGTGAGGGCTCCCATGACAGCCAGGCGCCATCGGAATCGAGCAGAATTAGCTCGACCACTGTGACTAGGCACACCACCGGTGGCAACGTCACTAGCAACACCATCAAGACCAAGACCACCAAGCCGGTGAAAACTCCCAGCGAGCCAAGGTCGCCCACCCCAAGGGCAGGAGGAAGTGTGACCACCACCACGACCACCATTACCACCAAGTCCAGTCCCAGTCCAGCACCAGCCTCACCCACAACCGCTGCACCACCCACCTCAGCACCAGCCAGTTCCGCACCACCAG ATAACAAGCTATCACAGTATACGTATACTACCACTAAGCCCGGCGATATATTCTCTCTGCCACCAACTACTCCTCCTACTATTAACAACGAACCAACACTAACCACCACCCGCaatacaacaacaaccaccaccaccaccacctccgACAACCTCCAGAATCACCCGAAACAATCTGCAATCGAACCTGCTACCGATACCGACTCCCAGCCGATCCGCAAGGTGAAGCTGAGCGCTAATGAGGCAAAGGTGGTGGAAGAGGCACCCTGTGTGCGGCGTCAATATTACCAGCTGGGAAATGAGGGGGAAAACCCCGAGACGCCCGAGAGCTCAGGGACCCCTG CCAACAAGAAGCCCCACCAAATGAGGAGGCCCCACGACGAACCGGAGCCACAGCTGAGGCGTAGCTCCAAGTCGCCCAGTGTGGAGCCACGTCAGGTGCAGCGGGAAACTACATTTGAGGGTCGTCGCGTCTCCCATCCGGAGGATCGGGAGATCTCGATCGACGAGCTGATTCTTATCGAAGAGACGAGCGGAGCTCCTGGTTCGCCCACAGTTCCATCACCTAGGGCTCAAAGTCCTGGAAAACCAGCGACTAGGTCCCACAGTCCCGAGAAACCACAGCCTAGAGCAACTCCCAGACAAAGTCCTGAGAAGGAGCAGCCGGCCTTTAAGCAACCACATGAGGTCTACACGCCTAGCCAACCTGAAAAGCAGTTTCCCCGTGCTCAGAGTCCCGAGAAGACTCCTGGATGGACCCAACCCCAAGTCTCACCTCGTCAAAGTCCCGAAAAGCAATTGCCCCGAGCCCAGAGCCCCGAAAAGGGTCCTGCAGTAAGGCAACCAAGTGTTTCTCCCCGTCAAAGTCCCGAGAAGCAAGTACCCGACCCTCAGACCCGCGATCAAGGTCCTGGTCTTCCCCGTATTTCACCTCGCCAAAGTCCCGAGAAGCAGTTGCCCAAGGATGTTCCCCAGAAGACCCGCCAAAGCCCGGAGAAGGATCTAACCAGCCAGCAAAGACGGGAGGAGGAAATATTCCGCAGCACCATTACCACTACACAGAAACGAACCACCAACAATCTAAACGAAGAATTTATAACGAACGAACGAGATAACCAGAATCAGCCCCTTTCCGAAAAGAAACCACAGGTCCCAGCTAATGCTGAACCGAACACCAGGCCGTCTGAGACGATTGAAAGTCCAGATGGTGGATTTCCTTCCAAGTCCACTGAAGTTGAGGCTCAGCCCGAAGTAAAGGAGTCACCCACCTACCGCAAAAAGGGCTTGACTCGTCGTGAGACCTTCGAGGATCGCTGTCGCCAGATTTTGGGTATGGAGGAAGATGGCGATACTCAGGGAACTTATACTGAGAAGCCGAATAACGAACAGGAGGATGTAAATGTTTCCAACACAACCATAGAAACCATTCAAGTTAAGATCGAGGATTGCCCCGATGATGACGAAGATGATAAGCCACGCCGTGTGACTGAGACATATGTGGTGCGCACGCAACCTAAGATTAAGGTGGAGGAGGAGCTCTTTGTGGATGTGACCGAAGCAGAGGATGTGGAAATTCTGGTTAGCCCATCGAAAAAGTCACCCAAGGAAGGGGATAGTCCTAAATATTCAAAGGGACCAGAAACTCCCCATTCTCCCAGAAAGGATCAAGGGATTCCGAGCATTCCAAAGAAGGAACACAGTCCTGTTCATTCCAAGAAAGAAGAAACTCCAAGGTATCCTCAGGAACAAGATAGGTATCCAAAAGAACCAGAAACTTCTCTATATCCCAAGGAGAGTCCTCGCAATCCAAAAGAGGATGCCGAGACAATTAATATTAATGAAGAGACCACCATTGTCATTACCAAACAGGGATCAAAGTCTCCCTCTCCCAGGTGGTCTCCTTCTCCTGAACGTAGAGTTCCTAAGAATCAACAGCCTCCTTCTCCCACGGCATCGCCATCCGTATCTCCCGTTTCTGGGAAAAAGATTCCCAACGAAGTGGAGTCAAACTTTGTGACCGAAAAGATCATCGATTGCAGGGGAAAAACCGTTTTAGAGAAAATCAGCCAGAGACCGCGTACTCCAAGTCCAACTACTCCCAAAAAGTATACGAAGCCATCGCAAAAGATTCCAGAGAGAGTACCCGAAACTGAATCGGAGCCAGAAAAGGATTCCGAATCGGAGACCAAGAAGAAGACCAGTGTAAGTGTCACAAAAACTGAAACCGAACGTCGCAATTCACGCACCACTAAAACCAAGCAGCAACTGCCGCTCAAGGAACCACAATCAAAGGTCCCAGCTGCGAAGAGTCCTCGCAAGGATTCCCTAACGGGTCGCAAGCGGGATAGTCTGGTGGAGGAGACTCGTACCACTACGACAACCACATCCACTCGGCAGGGTCGGAAGCCCAGCGATACGAATGGCTCGCCTTCGATTAAGGATCGTCTTCGCTCTTCGCCGCGCAAGCAAAAAACTTCTCCCCAACAGACACGAACGCCCACTCCGGCACAAACCCGTAACCCAGAAGATGACGTAGATGGAGACTCCTCTTCCCCAGATGCCAGTCCCACTAGGGTGGGTAACGAACGTCGCCGATCTAGCAATATTTCCGTGCACACGGAGATCATCATAGATCACCTGGCGCCCAAATCACCGAAAACGGAGAGGCGACCCCAAGGTGGCACCGGAAACGTACCCAGTCCGATTAGAAAGCTTCCGGTAACGGAGCGCAAGGAGTCAGCACCTGTGCCCCGAGTGACTCGACGCGATAAAACCGAGAAGGTCACGCGCTCCACCAGCGAGAATATCATTAAGATGAGCGGTACTAAGCCTCATCCGGAGATGAGTAGCCTTAAGCCAGGTGGAGATAGGAGCCGGCCCAGCAAGTGCTGCACCACCAAGACGATCAATCTGAGCGAGCAGCGCATCAACACGGCCACTGATATAGAGGGTGTGATCATCGATATCCAGCAGGCGAAGAGCTCTAGGGAGCCATCTCCGGATAGGATTGTGCCAACTCCCGTGCCCGCTGAACTGGAAACGGGAAAGCCGCGCTATCCGGATGTGGTACAGGAGCCCGATGATGAGCCGCGTCGCAAGCCACAGGTCACAAATATTCCGATTTTCGAGGAAGAATCTCAAACCTATGTTGGGTGTCAAATTTCCGAGTTGCATAGCTCAAATGGCATAGAGGTTGATATTCTGGATAATCCCACTGTGGAGGCTCCCAAGAGCCTGGACTATCCCGTAAATACTCCCGATACGGACGAGAGTCTGCTGAGTGTGCACGAGAAGGTCTCACGATTCACTCACTCAGCCGAGAAGGTTAAGGAGCCAAAGGTCTCCGCACCATTTAGCAGGGAATTTGATGTGAACGCCAAGATCCCTGAAAATGACGATTGCCTGCTTAGCATCAATCAGAAAGTAGATAAATTCTTGCGCACTGCCGAGAATGTTACCAGGCCTTCGTCACTCTCTTCTCGGCCTGAGATCGAGCGTCCAGGATTGGAGGAGATAGATGAGGAGCTTTTGCGCGACGATTGTACCCTGAGTGTCTCCCAGAAAGTTCACAAGTTCATCGACACAGCCGAGAAGTTAGCGCCCACCATGCCACAGAAGTCACCACGTTTGGTAGCCAACATTGAGCGCCATATTTCCCGACAGAGCGAGCCAGAGCGCGAGCTGGATGAGGAGTCAGAACCAGAGCTAGATCGGGACACAGATGTGGAGGACGACGATCAGACTAGCCAACTCGAGACGGAGGAAGAGATCACGCAAACTGTAACTAAGAAGGAAACCCTAAAGGAATTCAAGCAACAAACTAAGGAAACCAGAGAGACACGTCGGGATCCCAAGGCTGAACCCGAAAAGGTTCAGAAGAAATCACCTCAAACTAAGCTCAAAGAAGAATCTGCAAGGGTGCCCAAGTATCAGGCAAAGGTTTCACAAAAAGTGTCACAATGGGAGCCTAAAAAGCAGCCTCAAAGGGAGCCAAAGGTGACTCAAAAGGAAACACCATGGGAACCCAAGAATCAACCCCTTTCGAAGCTTAAAGATGAACCTGAAAGGGTGAACAAAAGGGAACCAAAGGTGCCCCAAAAGGAATCTCAAACCAAGCTCAAAGAGGAACCAGAAAGGGTGACCAAAAAGGCACTCCAGAAGGAACCTCGCAAGGAACCACTGAAACAATCCGAAGAGCCGGAGTTCTCCCCCGAAGAGGAATTCGATGATGAACCTCTGCCAATGACCAAGACACACACCACAGCTATTGAAATTAAGCGTCAGAAGGATATCCTTAGCCGCCCGTCTGTATTTGGCCAGCGCACGCCGGAACGCAAGTCCAGCACTACGCCATCGCCAACTAAATTAAATGGAACTCGTGGCCGACCTAGCCCCAGCACCAACTTGATTACCGAAGAGAAGAGATCGTACAGAAATCAGGTGACCAATGTGAGCAAGCCgggaaccagaaaaaccactCCCTCGGCCTATTCCCCAGCCCAATCGCCGCCACCCAAGGCCACCAGCATTTCCAAACGAATGGAGCAAATCAGTCAGCAGTCATGGGTAGTTCAagatgtggatgtggacgtAGAGGTGGTGGGACCTGCGCCACCTTCCCACATCAGCGAGAAGCCGCAAGGAAAGAGCCCATCCCCAACGTCATCGCGATCGCCATCGCGATCTCCCTCCCGATCGCCCAGTAGACGCACCTCCACCAAtttgagcacgacctccacaaccaccaccaccaccactgaGCACCACCCGAGCACCACCAAGACAACTACCCCAAAACCGACTCCAACTAACCCATCCAAAGACGAACCCGAAATCACACCCATTGAATCCCTTACAGAAAAGAGCATCACCACCACTTACACGACGAACACCACTGGACGAAATGTGGCTAGCCGCAGGAATGTGTTTGAACCAGTCCATGAGACACAGGTGGATTCCGAGCCAACTGGTCGTCGTCCCTCGTACATGGATCACACAAAGAGTTCACTTGAGCACATTCGACGCGATTCGCTGGAGATCAATAAGAGCCACTATTCCAGAAAGTCCTCCATGGAGGATGACTCTCCTGTGGAGCCACGCAATCCCAACTCATCCGTGAAATTCGATGTGCCAAGAAAGACTTCGACAAGAGGTGCGGATGAGCCACGAAAGACTTCGTTGAAGGGTAAGGATGAGGACTCCGATTTGGAGCTGGAGATCGAGGAAATTTTCGATCTGCAGCGACTGGAGAAGCTATTGGAAACAGTTGCCAGCTACGAAATGCGTCGCCGCATTCGTGCACAAATGCGTCTTATACGCAAGAATATGATCAATGCGGGTACAACTACCACCATCACGACCATAACCACGAGCACAACTCCGGGCAAGAGTTCACCCCTACCCAAGAGGCGAGATCAGAGTCCTGCGGGCGCTGCTGAAGTAAAGACCAAGGAAGTGCGCACCACCACAAGTCGgcgccagcaacaacagcgcGTGGAACAGGTGGACAGTACAACTCCAACAGCTCCGGGAAAAACATCACCTCACGGTAAGCCGCCAGTGAAGCCGAGGGAAAGAAGTGCCAGTCCCGCGCAGAAGCGCCGCATTAGTCCGCAGGGAAAGCACGCGCCCGGAGACAGGAGCACCACCACAACCACTAAGGTCACCACCACAAGCACCACCCGCGGTGCTCCCAACAAGCCAGCTCAAGGACCCATTTGGGCAGATCGCTCGAAAGTGCTGAAGGGCCATCCGACCGTTCCCCAAACGAATGGAAGCACTCCCCGGAAAGGATCCACTTCTAGTACCACTTCGAGCAGTGGCAAGATCACTCGCACAATGACCAGTTCCAGCACCACGACTAGCTCCAGCAGCACCACTAACACGCGCAACAAGCAGCGCGAAGAGGACTCGATCACCTCCAGCTATGGTGTGGGTCCAACGGACGAGAACGGACTGCCGCTCTTCGGAATTCGGGCGCTCAAGAAGAAGGCGACGCCACCGGCAGAGGAACCATGTGAGACCAAGCAAG AAGTCACAGGTTATGTGATCGAGGAGCAGTTCTACTCGGATAATAAGTCGCCGCCTCGTCACGAGCGCAAGGAACTCATCTACTCAAGCAATGCGGACGAACTGGCCGCCATACAACAGAAGCTTCATGATGATAGCTCACCACCGCTATTGGATGCCCGCGTGGTGCGTGAGTTCAAGAAGGTGGAGTCACAGCAATCGCTTCCCGAGGATGCCCGTTATGTGCGTCGCGGATCGGTGAAGGAGCTTAGCGAGAAGTTCATTCGCAAGGAATCCTCCTCATCCACCCATTCGACCCACTCTTCGATCGCCCAATCGCTGGTGAGGCATGAGGATGAGACCGAGGATGATAGCGAATCCAATGAGGTTTGCAGCGTGATCGAGGCACCACAGATGCGCCAGAATCAGAGTCACTCCACTAGCACCACTCGATCCAGCAACACTCGATCATTCCTTAACAGCAGTGCCGATCAGCGCCAGGTGACCAGTGTGGATGATGTCCTCGAGCGCATGCGCAATGCGGATAATG TCGAGGAACCCGGAGATTCTAGCGAGGATCGCGAGGCCCGTGCTTTGCTCAACAAATTCCTGGGAGCCAGTGTCATTATGCAGGGCGTGGAGAGCATGTTGCCACCCACCGCCACGGGTCAGCGTTTAAATAGTCAAGGC